The Candidatus Manganitrophus noduliformans genome includes a window with the following:
- a CDS encoding 6-bladed beta-propeller → MGLVACAGAPVEKQPTIFWPEPPDPPKITFVQNLTQPKDAGVKPSWFKRVIHFIFGEKEPPYLIRPSGVTVDEEGGVYIGDTGLQVVHYFNQKNHEYRQYFRLPEPYGRLKNPIGVAVDGAKRLYVTDADLNRVFVYDPEGESVRIIGREGEMERISGIAIDRSRERLYVVDTMGHRVLVYSLEGEKQGEIGKRGVGNGELNFPTYATVDHDGRLYISDSLNFRVQVFDAEGQFQSQIGSLGATLGQFSRPKGIAVDGANHLYVVDTLYDNVQIFNSSGELLLHFGRSGVEPGFFWLPSGIAIDREGKIYVADSYNQRVQVFQLLEGESVPSS, encoded by the coding sequence TTGGGACTGGTTGCTTGCGCGGGTGCGCCGGTCGAGAAGCAACCGACGATTTTTTGGCCGGAGCCGCCCGATCCGCCGAAGATTACATTTGTTCAAAACCTCACGCAGCCGAAAGATGCGGGGGTGAAGCCTTCGTGGTTCAAGAGGGTCATTCATTTTATCTTCGGGGAGAAGGAGCCGCCTTATCTGATCCGCCCCTCCGGGGTAACGGTGGATGAAGAGGGGGGGGTCTATATCGGCGATACCGGATTGCAGGTGGTCCATTATTTCAACCAGAAGAACCACGAATACCGGCAGTACTTCCGGCTTCCGGAGCCGTATGGGAGGCTGAAGAATCCGATCGGGGTCGCGGTCGACGGAGCGAAGCGGCTTTACGTCACCGATGCCGATCTCAACCGGGTCTTCGTCTACGATCCGGAAGGGGAGTCGGTCCGGATCATCGGCCGAGAGGGGGAGATGGAGCGGATCTCCGGAATCGCCATCGATCGGTCGCGCGAGCGGCTCTATGTTGTCGATACGATGGGTCATCGGGTTCTGGTGTACAGCCTGGAGGGGGAGAAGCAGGGGGAGATCGGAAAACGGGGGGTCGGAAACGGCGAATTGAATTTCCCGACCTACGCCACCGTCGATCACGACGGCCGGCTCTACATCTCCGACTCGCTGAATTTCAGGGTCCAGGTGTTCGATGCGGAGGGGCAATTCCAATCGCAGATCGGGAGCCTGGGGGCGACGCTCGGCCAATTCTCCCGGCCGAAGGGGATCGCGGTGGACGGGGCAAACCATCTCTACGTCGTCGATACCCTTTATGATAATGTCCAGATCTTCAATTCGTCGGGAGAGCTTCTCCTTCATTTTGGAAGGTCGGGGGTCGAGCCGGGCTTCTTCTGGCTCCCCTCCGGAATCGCCATCGATCGGGAAGGGAAAATTTACGTCGCCGATTCGTACAACCAACGGGTCCAGGTCTTTCAGCTGTTGGAGGGGGAAAGCGTTCCGTCCTCGTAG
- a CDS encoding cytochrome c3 family protein, with the protein MRGKFRSSIGVWGLSIVLLITLGTVALSLLGIPFRSPSSAQPTSEPFNEDVSNTKHNLSANPVPNPTLFQELFDPDMERNVKSVDGPQGTTEVCVFCHTPHGASQEGVKIRAPIWNRNLSPAHYQMYDQVWSKSFEAKPNDPGRPTGYSRLCLSCHDGTIALGSLINKPGSGGFDPDGRNPIEMEYPTGQTPAGPPGSIPVGDGATQQATRVLGRDLRNDHPISMRFDTELLSKDHEFVDPGPPIRRPFTQSTPTPLSPLRRATGNSVDVFDSVQCTSCHNPHQVDFPKFLRANRLQSLTFATTQAAKHPGLPGTSAPPQGGGAIICLFCHDKPGWPYNEADLNSHFGDRQTGQFDDSRLKPGATNLHNSETPVVAERACLICHDPHTRQGAVRIMREGVDHFGNVAIEQTCFQCHQPQETSILQAPTRAPDIMTQFFKDREGNGSHGVSPTGSAMDLNLALGHQPVFVDLPTEGVQLGSDNRLPSFFGGPFSEPPNNKILTENAPPTPDTSHVECVDCHNMHRVTRRNRFEGMPGITIRSGIVASTLKSVDERREPYIYEVCLRCHGNTFNNHVREALFTAVGTGKVVQARGNSPVNPALGVNAHGSNKRKEFDPTSVPFYPENFRIQNPADPNGPLVPDPNPPRFNHSFHPVFQPGRNQSGVLNNYTLNMSTPTQQGQFLGRMGLSREKTIHCTDCHNTDLFGTYLGGALPLNRVFGAFGFPTLTSCWDGSQNVSCPDYPGPITFDDTRGTAYRRPTDVPPDIPVNPEATRTASLNDPNTAQGPHGSIYKRILRANYDTKVGTAEQKLCGDVLVVGTCPGGNGKATYNPQNFALCFNCHAEAAFITPAWTDSGPGVENCSKDASGAFIPPKARLTNFYRCETGNVDGQTSGGNLHMLHLVGRTNARCHECHNNVHSNVEAGNTIYVGLNNSNFVANNPGHNLDTHLINFQPNIRGNRSGEGAFDIRGEDHVMWGDGEVVNPTDFSFGHKGPGCNLRCHGFSMDHNTDAHSVINGQK; encoded by the coding sequence ATGAGGGGAAAGTTTAGATCAAGTATCGGCGTTTGGGGATTATCGATCGTCCTCCTCATCACGTTGGGGACGGTCGCCCTGTCGCTTCTAGGTATTCCTTTCCGCTCTCCTTCCTCCGCCCAGCCGACCTCCGAGCCGTTCAACGAAGATGTTAGCAATACAAAGCACAACCTCTCTGCGAATCCGGTCCCGAATCCGACCCTTTTCCAGGAGCTCTTTGATCCCGATATGGAGCGGAACGTCAAGTCGGTCGACGGTCCCCAGGGAACAACCGAAGTCTGCGTCTTCTGCCACACCCCGCACGGCGCCAGCCAGGAGGGGGTGAAAATCCGGGCGCCGATCTGGAACCGGAACCTCTCCCCGGCCCATTATCAGATGTACGATCAGGTCTGGAGCAAGTCGTTCGAGGCGAAGCCGAACGATCCCGGCCGCCCGACCGGCTACTCGCGGCTCTGCCTCTCCTGCCATGACGGGACGATCGCCCTCGGCAGCTTGATCAATAAGCCGGGAAGCGGCGGATTCGATCCGGACGGCCGCAATCCGATCGAGATGGAATACCCGACCGGCCAGACGCCGGCCGGACCTCCCGGGAGTATTCCCGTCGGCGACGGTGCGACGCAGCAAGCGACCCGCGTCTTAGGACGGGATCTGCGGAACGATCATCCGATCTCGATGCGGTTCGACACCGAGCTGTTGTCGAAAGACCACGAGTTCGTCGATCCCGGCCCGCCGATCCGGCGTCCCTTCACCCAGAGCACGCCGACGCCGCTCTCTCCCCTTCGGAGGGCGACCGGGAACAGCGTCGATGTTTTTGATTCGGTCCAGTGCACCTCTTGCCACAATCCGCACCAGGTCGATTTCCCCAAATTCCTTCGGGCCAACCGCCTTCAGTCGTTGACCTTCGCCACGACCCAAGCGGCGAAACACCCAGGTCTGCCCGGCACGTCGGCGCCGCCGCAGGGAGGAGGGGCGATCATCTGCCTCTTCTGCCACGACAAGCCGGGATGGCCTTATAATGAGGCCGATCTCAATTCTCACTTCGGCGATCGCCAGACCGGGCAGTTCGATGACTCGCGGCTGAAGCCGGGGGCGACCAATCTTCATAACAGCGAAACACCGGTCGTCGCCGAGCGGGCCTGCCTCATCTGCCACGATCCGCATACCCGCCAGGGGGCGGTCCGGATCATGCGGGAAGGGGTCGATCATTTCGGCAATGTGGCGATCGAGCAGACCTGCTTCCAATGCCATCAGCCGCAGGAGACCTCGATCCTCCAGGCGCCGACCCGCGCCCCCGACATCATGACCCAGTTCTTTAAAGACAGGGAAGGGAACGGCAGTCACGGGGTTTCGCCGACCGGGAGCGCGATGGACCTGAACCTGGCCCTCGGACATCAGCCGGTTTTCGTCGATCTGCCGACCGAAGGGGTCCAGCTGGGGAGCGACAACCGGCTCCCCTCCTTCTTCGGCGGCCCTTTTTCCGAGCCGCCCAACAACAAGATTCTCACCGAGAACGCCCCGCCGACCCCCGACACCTCCCATGTCGAGTGCGTCGACTGCCACAACATGCACCGGGTCACCCGGCGGAACCGGTTTGAGGGAATGCCGGGGATCACGATCCGAAGCGGCATCGTCGCATCGACCTTGAAGTCGGTTGATGAGCGCCGCGAGCCGTACATCTATGAGGTCTGCCTCCGCTGCCACGGGAACACCTTCAACAACCATGTCCGGGAGGCCCTCTTCACCGCGGTCGGCACCGGCAAGGTCGTCCAGGCGCGCGGCAACAGCCCGGTCAATCCGGCGCTCGGCGTCAACGCGCATGGGAGCAACAAGCGGAAGGAGTTCGATCCGACCTCCGTCCCCTTCTATCCGGAAAACTTCCGCATTCAGAACCCGGCCGATCCGAACGGACCGCTCGTTCCCGACCCAAACCCGCCCCGGTTTAATCATTCGTTCCACCCCGTCTTCCAGCCGGGGAGAAATCAGTCGGGAGTCTTGAACAATTACACACTCAACATGTCGACTCCGACGCAGCAGGGACAGTTCCTCGGAAGAATGGGACTCAGCCGGGAGAAGACAATCCATTGCACCGACTGCCACAACACTGATCTTTTCGGGACCTACCTGGGAGGCGCGCTTCCTTTGAATCGGGTCTTCGGCGCCTTTGGATTCCCGACGTTGACCAGCTGCTGGGACGGCAGTCAGAACGTGAGCTGTCCCGACTACCCCGGGCCGATTACCTTCGATGATACACGGGGGACCGCTTACCGGCGGCCGACCGATGTTCCCCCCGATATTCCGGTGAATCCGGAAGCGACCCGAACGGCGAGCCTCAATGATCCGAACACGGCCCAGGGGCCGCATGGGTCGATCTACAAGAGAATCTTGCGGGCGAATTACGATACGAAGGTGGGAACTGCAGAGCAAAAATTATGTGGAGATGTTCTTGTAGTGGGTACCTGTCCAGGTGGCAATGGGAAAGCTACCTATAATCCCCAGAACTTCGCGCTCTGCTTTAATTGCCATGCTGAGGCCGCATTCATTACCCCCGCCTGGACTGATTCAGGGCCCGGGGTAGAGAACTGTTCTAAAGACGCCAGCGGCGCTTTTATTCCTCCCAAAGCGAGACTGACCAATTTCTATCGATGTGAAACCGGCAATGTCGATGGACAAACTTCAGGGGGTAATCTTCACATGCTTCACTTAGTGGGTCGTACGAACGCCCGATGTCATGAATGCCATAATAATGTCCATAGCAACGTTGAAGCCGGAAATACGATCTATGTCGGCTTGAATAACTCGAACTTTGTTGCCAACAATCCTGGGCATAACCTGGATACCCACCTGATCAACTTCCAGCCGAACATTAGGGGGAATCGGTCCGGCGAAGGAGCATTTGATATTCGTGGCGAGGACCATGTGATGTGGGGAGATGGTGAGGTTGTTAATCCTACTGATTTTTCATTCGGTCACAAAGGTCCCGGTTGCAATCTTCGATGTCACGGATTTAGTATGGACCATAATACTGATGCCCACTCCGTCATCAACGGCCAGAAGTAA
- a CDS encoding formylglycine-generating enzyme family protein: MSFVRKLIFLFLFLSIPIALFISFFSGQQEVPPEMVLIPAGEFIMGSNEVDTSGNNQAEFGNKKPWYLDEHPERRIFVADFLLDRYEVTNQEYATFVEQRQRRPPPSWKEGRYPDGQANFPVTDVNWFEAEDYCEWRGKRLPTEAEWEKAARGPHGYLYVWGNQFDATKANVSAGGHGGITPVGRWKEDRSFYGVFDLNGNVMEWVADWYKQYPGGDHQSPDFGELFKIAKGDAFGESGHYSLPIFSRLPFRQNVAPTDRFPFLGFRCAKNG; encoded by the coding sequence ATGTCTTTTGTCAGAAAGTTGATTTTCCTCTTTCTCTTCCTCTCTATTCCAATTGCGCTCTTTATCTCCTTTTTCTCCGGTCAGCAGGAAGTTCCTCCCGAAATGGTCCTCATCCCCGCCGGCGAGTTCATCATGGGGAGCAATGAGGTCGACACCTCCGGCAACAACCAGGCGGAATTCGGAAATAAGAAGCCGTGGTATCTCGATGAGCATCCCGAGCGAAGGATCTTCGTCGCCGACTTTCTGCTAGACCGATACGAGGTGACGAACCAGGAGTATGCAACATTTGTCGAACAGCGCCAGCGAAGGCCGCCTCCCTCCTGGAAAGAAGGACGCTACCCCGACGGGCAGGCGAACTTTCCGGTGACCGACGTCAACTGGTTCGAGGCCGAGGATTATTGCGAATGGCGGGGAAAGCGTCTTCCGACGGAGGCGGAGTGGGAGAAGGCGGCGCGGGGACCGCACGGCTACCTCTACGTCTGGGGAAACCAATTCGATGCAACGAAGGCCAACGTCAGCGCCGGCGGCCACGGTGGGATTACCCCCGTCGGCCGATGGAAAGAAGACCGGAGTTTCTACGGCGTGTTCGATCTGAACGGCAATGTCATGGAGTGGGTCGCCGACTGGTACAAGCAGTATCCGGGGGGCGATCATCAGAGCCCCGATTTCGGGGAGCTATTCAAGATCGCCAAGGGGGACGCCTTCGGGGAGTCGGGCCATTACTCCCTTCCTATTTTTTCCCGTCTTCCCTTCCGGCAGAACGTCGCGCCGACCGACCGCTTTCCTTTTCTGGGGTTTCGCTGCGCAAAAAACGGATAG
- a CDS encoding beta-propeller fold lactonase family protein: protein MRWITLLLVLLGAGGFQGCSDNSNGSGQTQEAPDLPRGDGNLYVANEGTGSLLAFDNASTAEGDLAPDRHFPETIAEPTGLFLDQTTDTLYVANTGQNAILIYENASTLELPDGLASADRVISGPKTGLRRPGGVAYDATRQRLYVASEGNASILVFHAGCSETGLLSGDIAPCQVISGASTLLHAPGELAVDPARDILYISNEGTNSILVYENASQSSTQGNLPPTRTISSIQSPLGIFIDSTNDRLYVVQSEGQAAVLVYENASTRAGQTSPDRTLTGSNTLLVFPTGIDVDIDQNLIYVVNNDHPPDGDSALLIFSDPFANCAVCDVAPARIITGDETGLSDATDIAVDFQLDRIYVSNTLENAILLFGMGGNIAPTKINTGSATRLEWPISFSYDNEEDRLYVLNFRSFLGGASSPMIAVWDNVGETSLNNTPPSWGILASGILFPRAIYVDKTRNRLLLLLPSINELRVYDLDAVIPSPPTGNVALPAPVATFTTGLNSPLSMSVDEGRGLAYVANDNNNGVVVYDLDTLDPTPRTLVGLQTQLVRPFGLFVDPDRDILYAVNTQSNNILAFDDASGKQGNTAPDRVMTSSSTLDSEDRLNAPTAPFMNVAKDRLFIINRGNNSVYIFDTASTLDGEIEPNRKLVGDDTEISFPPSLDPQITGALWVDTSGGGERLFLGEPIDPTCTLPQNQCARGAFLLFSAEGNFAPGQVWSGGENQLVGPSAVAVDPRRDLVYVANQGDPTITSDDSLFLFTHASRSDGNMPFDGTFSVTEGSVIVTGTGTSFTTDLAPGDHIKIEEDSLIVSTIYSDTTLTLTSPYPGETASGLLALRLPRTPCSPIYNPEASSCPDTKLNNPAGLFVDSDQDRLYVSNAGTDCADPAAPCNSLLVFHAASDFNFNAVPNQVITSDRLNSPRGLAVDLGRQTLFVANHGNNSVLVFKNVEDLNGEVGPDAEIGGAATGINEPIGVAIDPERDILYILNEGTSEILVFENASSLDGDNAPARTLSGNFMQTPSFLFLDAEGDLLYVADREADAVHIFTNASRADGEAAHKTITGINTGLNQPVGLAVDTAR from the coding sequence GTGCGCTGGATAACGCTCCTCCTTGTCCTTCTTGGCGCAGGAGGATTTCAAGGGTGCAGTGACAACAGTAACGGCTCCGGTCAGACTCAGGAAGCGCCGGACCTGCCGCGCGGCGACGGGAATCTCTACGTCGCCAACGAAGGAACGGGAAGTCTTCTCGCCTTTGACAACGCCTCGACTGCGGAAGGGGATCTCGCTCCGGACCGCCACTTTCCGGAAACCATCGCCGAACCGACCGGCCTTTTTTTGGATCAAACGACAGACACCCTTTACGTCGCCAACACCGGCCAGAACGCCATCCTCATTTATGAGAATGCAAGCACGCTCGAACTGCCTGACGGCTTGGCCTCGGCGGACCGGGTGATTTCAGGGCCGAAAACCGGACTCCGCCGTCCCGGCGGCGTCGCCTACGACGCGACACGGCAGCGGCTTTATGTCGCGAGTGAAGGGAACGCATCCATCCTGGTCTTTCACGCCGGCTGCTCGGAAACCGGTCTGCTCAGCGGCGATATCGCCCCCTGCCAAGTCATCTCAGGCGCTTCGACTTTGCTCCATGCTCCGGGGGAGCTCGCCGTAGACCCGGCGCGAGACATTCTTTACATCTCGAACGAGGGAACCAACTCGATCCTGGTCTACGAAAATGCCTCTCAATCATCGACTCAAGGAAACCTTCCGCCGACCCGGACGATCTCATCGATTCAATCTCCTTTAGGGATCTTCATCGACAGCACGAACGACCGGCTTTACGTCGTTCAAAGCGAGGGCCAGGCAGCGGTTCTGGTCTATGAGAATGCCTCCACCCGGGCGGGTCAGACATCCCCCGATCGGACACTGACCGGTTCGAATACCCTTCTCGTGTTTCCGACCGGAATCGATGTCGACATCGACCAGAATTTGATTTACGTCGTCAACAACGACCACCCCCCAGACGGCGACAGCGCCCTGCTCATCTTCTCCGATCCGTTCGCCAACTGCGCCGTCTGCGACGTCGCCCCCGCCCGGATCATCACCGGCGACGAAACGGGGCTCAGCGACGCAACCGACATCGCGGTCGATTTCCAGCTCGACCGGATCTACGTCTCGAACACATTGGAGAACGCAATCCTGCTGTTCGGGATGGGGGGGAATATCGCGCCGACAAAAATAAACACCGGCTCCGCCACCCGGCTGGAATGGCCGATCTCCTTCTCCTACGACAACGAGGAGGACCGGCTCTACGTCCTCAATTTCCGCTCCTTTCTCGGCGGCGCCAGCTCCCCGATGATCGCCGTTTGGGACAATGTCGGTGAAACCTCCCTGAACAACACCCCCCCGAGCTGGGGGATCCTCGCAAGCGGCATTTTGTTCCCCCGCGCGATCTATGTCGACAAAACGAGAAATCGTCTTCTCCTTCTTCTGCCGTCCATCAACGAGCTTCGTGTCTATGACCTCGACGCCGTCATTCCCAGCCCCCCGACCGGAAACGTTGCGCTCCCCGCTCCGGTCGCCACCTTCACCACCGGTCTCAACAGCCCCCTGTCGATGTCGGTCGACGAAGGGAGGGGCCTTGCCTATGTGGCGAACGACAATAACAACGGCGTCGTCGTCTACGACCTGGACACCCTCGACCCCACTCCTCGGACGTTGGTCGGATTGCAGACCCAGCTTGTCCGCCCTTTCGGACTTTTCGTCGATCCGGATCGGGATATCCTCTACGCGGTCAACACCCAGAGCAATAACATTCTCGCCTTCGATGACGCCAGCGGAAAACAGGGGAACACCGCGCCCGACCGAGTGATGACCTCCTCTTCTACCTTGGATTCAGAGGACCGGTTGAATGCGCCGACCGCCCCCTTCATGAACGTCGCCAAAGACCGGCTCTTTATCATCAATCGGGGAAACAATTCCGTCTATATCTTCGACACTGCCAGCACCCTCGACGGAGAGATTGAACCCAACCGGAAACTGGTCGGAGACGACACGGAAATCTCTTTTCCCCCCTCGCTTGATCCCCAAATTACCGGCGCGCTCTGGGTCGACACCAGCGGGGGGGGAGAGCGGCTCTTCCTCGGCGAGCCGATCGACCCGACCTGCACCCTCCCCCAGAACCAATGCGCGCGGGGCGCCTTCCTCCTCTTCAGCGCGGAGGGGAATTTTGCTCCGGGCCAGGTTTGGAGCGGCGGGGAAAATCAATTGGTGGGACCATCGGCCGTGGCCGTCGATCCAAGACGGGACCTCGTCTACGTCGCCAACCAGGGAGATCCGACGATCACTTCGGACGACTCGCTCTTCCTTTTTACCCACGCAAGCAGGTCTGATGGAAACATGCCGTTCGACGGCACTTTTTCCGTCACGGAAGGAAGCGTGATCGTGACCGGAACCGGAACTTCCTTTACCACCGATTTAGCGCCCGGCGACCACATCAAAATCGAGGAGGACTCATTGATCGTTTCGACGATCTACTCGGATACCACGCTGACATTGACTTCGCCTTACCCCGGAGAGACCGCGTCCGGCCTGTTGGCCCTTCGCCTTCCCCGGACCCCTTGCAGCCCGATCTATAACCCCGAGGCCTCTTCCTGTCCCGATACCAAGCTGAACAACCCGGCCGGGCTTTTCGTCGATTCGGATCAAGACCGCCTTTATGTCTCGAACGCCGGAACCGATTGCGCCGATCCCGCCGCGCCGTGCAACAGTCTCCTCGTCTTCCACGCCGCCAGCGACTTCAATTTCAACGCGGTCCCCAACCAGGTCATCACCAGCGATCGCCTCAATAGCCCGCGGGGCCTGGCCGTCGATTTAGGACGACAAACCCTTTTCGTCGCCAATCATGGAAACAATTCGGTATTGGTCTTCAAGAATGTGGAGGATCTGAATGGAGAGGTCGGTCCGGACGCGGAGATCGGCGGGGCCGCCACCGGGATCAATGAGCCGATCGGCGTTGCGATTGATCCGGAGCGGGACATCCTCTATATCTTAAACGAGGGGACATCGGAAATTTTGGTCTTCGAGAACGCTTCGAGTCTGGACGGAGACAACGCCCCCGCCCGTACCCTCTCCGGGAACTTCATGCAGACCCCCTCCTTCCTCTTCCTCGACGCGGAGGGGGATCTCCTCTATGTGGCCGATCGGGAAGCGGACGCGGTCCACATCTTCACCAACGCCAGCCGAGCCGACGGAGAGGCTGCTCACAAAACCATCACCGGAATCAACACAGGCCTCAATCAGCCGGTCGGCTTGGCGGTCGATACGGCCCGCTAG
- the panC gene encoding pantoate--beta-alanine ligase: MKTLSNIKAVQKILAPLRGKKRIGFVPTMGAFHEGHLALMRRAERECDFVVVSLFVNPLQFGPKEDFAAYPRSVPSDRKMAQEAGVDLLWTPTAEEIYPSPYRTFVDVEEITRRWEGAVRPGHFRGVATVVAKLLQVVQPDRAYFGQKDYQQTRVLRQMVKDLHFPVSIRILPTVREKDGVAMSSRNQRLSPAERAAAPILFRALTQAETRVRQGIHESRPLLKEVAALIQSEPLARIDYIALCDPASLEPIEKIQKEAVFLLAVKIGSVRLIDNLLIRI; the protein is encoded by the coding sequence ATGAAAACCCTCTCCAACATCAAAGCCGTTCAGAAAATCCTGGCGCCCTTACGCGGCAAGAAGCGGATCGGGTTTGTCCCGACGATGGGGGCCTTTCACGAAGGGCATTTGGCCCTCATGCGCCGGGCCGAACGCGAATGCGATTTCGTCGTCGTCTCCCTTTTTGTGAATCCGCTTCAATTCGGACCCAAAGAGGACTTCGCCGCCTACCCTCGCTCGGTTCCTTCGGACCGGAAGATGGCTCAAGAGGCGGGGGTCGATCTTCTCTGGACACCGACCGCGGAGGAGATCTACCCCTCCCCCTACCGGACTTTTGTCGATGTGGAAGAAATCACCCGGCGCTGGGAGGGGGCCGTTCGGCCGGGTCATTTCCGCGGCGTCGCGACCGTCGTCGCCAAACTCCTTCAGGTCGTCCAGCCCGACCGGGCCTATTTCGGCCAGAAGGACTACCAGCAGACCCGTGTCCTTCGTCAGATGGTGAAGGACCTTCATTTTCCCGTTTCGATTCGAATCCTTCCGACGGTTCGGGAAAAAGACGGCGTGGCGATGAGCTCCCGCAACCAGCGTCTCTCCCCCGCCGAGCGGGCGGCGGCGCCCATTTTATTTAGAGCCCTCACGCAGGCGGAGACGCGTGTCCGGCAGGGAATTCATGAAAGCCGGCCCCTTCTCAAAGAGGTGGCGGCGCTGATTCAGTCCGAGCCGCTCGCCCGAATCGATTACATCGCCCTCTGCGATCCGGCGTCCCTGGAGCCGATCGAGAAGATCCAAAAGGAGGCGGTGTTCCTCCTGGCGGTCAAAATCGGATCGGTCCGCCTGATCGATAACCTTCTCATCCGCATTTGA
- a CDS encoding deoxynucleoside kinase: MGSNRLIVIEGAIGVGKTTLAQLLAQELKADLLLEKAEENPFLPQFYDDPEKWAFQTQLFFLLSRARQLEELVQQSLYAETTITDYFFPKDRIFAYMNLREEELVLYEQIYKILNPHIPKPDLVIFLQAHTDALIDRIQQRGRPYEKEIRPEYLRALNDAYNRFFFHYDESPLLVVETSDIDFVRNRTDLTDLVTQVKQMRRGKEYYHPTR, translated from the coding sequence ATGGGTTCAAACAGACTAATCGTGATTGAAGGGGCCATCGGGGTCGGGAAAACGACCCTTGCGCAGCTCCTGGCGCAGGAGCTGAAGGCCGACCTTCTTTTGGAAAAAGCGGAAGAAAATCCGTTTCTTCCCCAGTTCTATGACGACCCGGAGAAGTGGGCCTTTCAGACCCAGCTTTTTTTCCTCCTCTCCCGGGCCCGCCAGCTGGAGGAGCTCGTCCAACAGAGCCTCTATGCCGAAACGACCATTACCGACTACTTCTTCCCCAAAGACCGGATCTTCGCCTATATGAACTTGCGCGAAGAGGAGTTGGTCCTCTATGAGCAGATCTACAAGATCTTGAACCCCCATATTCCAAAGCCCGACCTGGTCATCTTTCTGCAGGCGCATACCGATGCGCTCATCGATCGGATTCAACAGCGGGGGAGGCCTTATGAGAAGGAGATCCGGCCGGAGTATCTCCGCGCCCTGAACGACGCGTACAACCGTTTTTTCTTCCATTATGATGAGAGCCCCCTCCTGGTGGTCGAAACCAGCGACATCGACTTTGTCCGGAATCGAACCGATCTGACCGATCTGGTCACCCAAGTCAAACAGATGCGGCGCGGCAAGGAATATTACCATCCGACACGATAG
- the folK gene encoding 2-amino-4-hydroxy-6-hydroxymethyldihydropteridine diphosphokinase produces MGKREPGARGQGSGKKKPILKPLPDLRPLTPAFIGIGSNLGDRLASCREAVRRLGSTPGIRIKKISSLYETDPVDYLEQDRFYNAVVAVETSLSPDALLKECQEIERQLGKTILIPKGPRTIDLDLLFYHDQILNAPGLQIPHPAISNRAFVLVPLTEIAPDFIHPALHTSVAETLRRLNVETSRRDVSTKIERIAAPGWEKIPLVSNGPS; encoded by the coding sequence GTGGGTAAAAGGGAACCGGGGGCCAGGGGCCAGGGGTCAGGGAAAAAGAAACCCATTTTAAAACCGCTCCCTGACCTCCGACCTCTGACCCCCGCTTTTATCGGCATCGGTTCGAACCTCGGCGATCGGCTCGCTTCCTGCCGCGAGGCGGTCCGCCGGCTTGGATCAACGCCGGGCATCCGGATTAAGAAGATCTCCTCCCTTTACGAGACAGACCCGGTCGACTACCTCGAACAAGATCGATTTTACAATGCCGTCGTTGCGGTCGAGACCTCCCTTTCCCCGGACGCTCTCTTGAAAGAGTGCCAGGAGATCGAACGGCAATTAGGGAAAACAATTCTCATTCCCAAGGGACCCCGTACGATCGATCTCGACCTTCTTTTCTATCACGATCAGATCTTGAATGCGCCCGGACTTCAGATCCCTCACCCGGCCATTTCGAATCGCGCTTTTGTCCTGGTCCCCTTGACTGAAATCGCACCCGATTTCATCCACCCGGCACTTCATACCTCCGTCGCGGAGACCCTCCGCCGTTTGAATGTAGAGACGTCCCGGCGGGACGTCTCTACAAAGATTGAAAGAATCGCCGCGCCGGGATGGGAGAAAATCCCCCTGGTGTCGAACGGACCGTCCTGA